One region of Glycine max cultivar Williams 82 chromosome 9, Glycine_max_v4.0, whole genome shotgun sequence genomic DNA includes:
- the LOC100803215 gene encoding lectin 5: MANHAAQNPLSVFLTTFLLLITSAKSDLFSFNIPRFEPGALNILLDGSAKTTGGVLQLTKKDKSGNPTQHSVGLSAFYAALHLSDAKTGRVANFATEFSFVVNTKGAPLHGDGFTFYLASLDFDFPDNSSGGFFGLFNKKTAFNTSLNQVVAVEFDSFANEWDPNFPQSDSPHIGIDINSIRSVATAPWPLDIQPQGSIGKARISYQSSSKILSVSVAYPNSPVNLNATVLSYPVNLGAVLPEWVLFGFTASTGDLVETHDILSWSFNSFL, from the coding sequence ATGGCCAACCATGCAGCTCAAAACCCTTTATCTGTTTTCCTTACGACCTTCCTCTTGCTAATCACCAGCGCCAAATCAGACTTATTTTCCTTTAACATACCACGTTTTGAGCCAGGTGCTTTAAACATACTACTCGATGGTAGTGCCAAGACAACAGGTGGAGTGCTACAACTCACCAAAAAGGACAAAAGCGGCAACCCAACCCAACACAGCGTTGGCCTCTCTGCATTCTATGCAGCACTTCATCTCTCCGACGCAAAAACCGGGAGAGTCGCAAACTTCGCCACCGAGTTCTCCTTCGTCGTGAACACAAAGGGTGCACCACTCCACGGCGACGGCTTCACCTTCTATCTTGCATCACTCGACTTTGATTTCCCAGACAACTCAAGTGGTGGCTTCTTCGGACTCTTCAACAAAAAAACAGCCTTCAACACTTCTTTAAACCAAGTTGTTGCTGTTGAGTTTGATAGTTTTGCAAACGAATGGGACCCTAACTTTCCACAGTCTGATTCTCCTCACATAGGAATTGACATCAATTCCATTAGGTCCGTGGCAACTGCGCCATGGCCACTTGATATTCAACCACAAGGGTCAATAGGAAAGGCACGCATAAGCTATCAATCTTCCTCCAAAATATTGAGTGTCTCCGTGGCTTATCCAAATAGTCCTGTGAATCTGAATGCCACTGTTTTATCGTATCCTGTTAACTTAGGGGCTGTTCTGCCTGAATGGGTCCTATTCGGTTTCACTGCTTCTACCGGTGACTTGGTTGAGACGCATGACATTCTTTCATGGTCTTTCAATTCCTTCTTGTAG
- the LOC100804280 gene encoding lectin 5 yields MANHAAQNPISVFLMTFLLLITSSKSDSFSFNFPSFEPGVRNILVGDDAKTTGGVLQLTKKDQSGNPTQHSVGLSAYFGPLHLSDRRTGRVADFATEFSFVVNTKGAPLHGDGFTFFLASIDYEFPDKSSGGFLGLFNKKTAFNTSLNQVVAVEFDSFANEWDPNFPESDSPHIGIDINSIRSVATAPWPLDIQPQGSIGKAQISYQSSSKILSVSVDYPNSPVKLKPTVLSYPVNLGAVLSEWVLIGFSGATGDLVETHDILSWSFNSFL; encoded by the coding sequence atgGCCAACCATGCAGCTCAAAACCCTATATCTGTTTTCCTTATGACCTTCCTCTTGCTAATTACCAGCTCCAAATCAGACTCATTTTCTTTCAACTTCCCAAGTTTTGAGCCTGGTGTTAGAAACATACTAGTCGGTGATGATGCCAAGACAACAGGTGGAGTGCTACAACTCACCAAAAAGGACCAAAGCGGAAACCCTACTCAACACAGCGTTGGCCTCTCAGCATACTTTGGACCACTTCATCTCTCCGACCGAAGAACCGGTAGAGTCGCGGACTTCGCCACCGAGTTTTCCTTCGTCGTGAACACAAAGGGTGCGCCACTCCACGGCGACGGCTTCACCTTCTTTCTTGCATCAATCGATTATGAATTCCCGGACAAGTCAAGTGGTGGCTTCCTCGGACTCTTCAACAAAAAAACAGCCTTCAACACTTCCCTAAACCAAGTGGTTGCTGTTGAGTTTGATAGCTTTGCAAATGAATGGGACCCTAATTTTCCGGAGTCTGATTCTCCTCACATAGGAATTGACATCAACTCCATTAGGTCTGTGGCAACTGCGCCATGGCCACTTGATATTCAACCACAAGGATCAATAGGAAAGGCACAAATAAGCTATCAATCTTCCTCCAAAATATTGAGTGTGTCGGTGGATTATCCAAATAGTCCTGTCAAATTAAAACCCACTGTGTTATCGTATCCCGTTAACTTAGGGGCTGTTCTGTCAGAATGGGTCCTAATCGGTTTCTCTGGAGCCACCGGTGACTTGGTTGAAACGCATGACATTCTTTCATGGTCTTTCAATTCCTTCTTGTAG
- the LOC100778427 gene encoding MADS-box transcription factor 23 isoform X2 — MGRGKIVIERIDNSTSRQVTFSKRRKGLIKKAKELAILCDAQVGLVIFSSTGKLYEYASTSMKSLIERYNTCKEEHHHQMNPESEVKREAEILTQQLQNLQENHRQLMGEQLYGLTVRNLQDLENQLELSLQGVRMKKEQILKDEIQELNRKGNLIFQENVELYKKVFGTTDMATTSRNAFIPLSYGMHVGGNPQELVQLQLCQPEQEVCETLDTATK; from the exons ATGGGAAGGGGGAAGATTGTGATTGAAAGGATCGACAATTCCACTAGCCGGCAAGTGACTTTCTCAAAGAGGAGAAAGGGATTGATCAAGAAAGCCAAAGAGCTAGCAATCCTCTGCGACGCACAAGTTGGCCTTGTCATATTCTCCAGCACGGGAAAGCTTTATGAATATGCCAGCACCAG CATGAAATCACTGATCGAGAGATATAACACATGCAAGGAAGAACATCACCATCAGATGAATCCAGAATCCGAAGTCAAG AGGGAGGCAGAAATTCTAACGCAGCAACTACAGAATCTACAAGAAAACCACCG GCAATTGATGGGAGAACAGCTATATGGTCTAACTGTCAGAAACCTACAAGATCTAGAGAATCAACTGGAACTGAGTCTCCAAGGTGTCCGCATGAAAAAG gaacaaattctgaaAGATGAAATCCAAGAGCTGAACCGAAAG GGAAACCTTATCTTCCAGGAAAATGTGGAACTTTACAAGAAG GTCTTTGGTACAACAGATATGGCCACAACAAGCAGAAATGCATTTATTCCACTTTCATATGGTATGCATGTAGGAGGGAATCCACAAGAATTGGTCCAACTTCAGTTATGCCAGCCTGAACAAGAAGTTTGTGAGACATTGGACACTGCCACAAAATGA
- the LOC100778427 gene encoding MADS-box transcription factor 23 isoform X1 gives MGRGKIVIERIDNSTSRQVTFSKRRKGLIKKAKELAILCDAQVGLVIFSSTGKLYEYASTSMKSLIERYNTCKEEHHHQMNPESEVKFWQREAEILTQQLQNLQENHRQLMGEQLYGLTVRNLQDLENQLELSLQGVRMKKEQILKDEIQELNRKGNLIFQENVELYKKVFGTTDMATTSRNAFIPLSYGMHVGGNPQELVQLQLCQPEQEVCETLDTATK, from the exons ATGGGAAGGGGGAAGATTGTGATTGAAAGGATCGACAATTCCACTAGCCGGCAAGTGACTTTCTCAAAGAGGAGAAAGGGATTGATCAAGAAAGCCAAAGAGCTAGCAATCCTCTGCGACGCACAAGTTGGCCTTGTCATATTCTCCAGCACGGGAAAGCTTTATGAATATGCCAGCACCAG CATGAAATCACTGATCGAGAGATATAACACATGCAAGGAAGAACATCACCATCAGATGAATCCAGAATCCGAAGTCAAG TTTTGGCAGAGGGAGGCAGAAATTCTAACGCAGCAACTACAGAATCTACAAGAAAACCACCG GCAATTGATGGGAGAACAGCTATATGGTCTAACTGTCAGAAACCTACAAGATCTAGAGAATCAACTGGAACTGAGTCTCCAAGGTGTCCGCATGAAAAAG gaacaaattctgaaAGATGAAATCCAAGAGCTGAACCGAAAG GGAAACCTTATCTTCCAGGAAAATGTGGAACTTTACAAGAAG GTCTTTGGTACAACAGATATGGCCACAACAAGCAGAAATGCATTTATTCCACTTTCATATGGTATGCATGTAGGAGGGAATCCACAAGAATTGGTCCAACTTCAGTTATGCCAGCCTGAACAAGAAGTTTGTGAGACATTGGACACTGCCACAAAATGA
- the LOC100500471 gene encoding uncharacterized protein isoform X1 → MSNSTCTEMEKDHTMTAQRSSYIAGCIISPSCLPIHKEYEYSRIYYSPRKRVRRWRNILRRFMRESKTLCRSKPMSFQYDPVSYSQNFDEGCHLDEPRPGLQDVSAAVFHWLDSQ, encoded by the exons ATGTCAAACTCCACATGTACAGAAATGGAAAAGGATCACACAATGACAGCACAACGATCCTCTTACATCGCCGGCTGCATTATCTCCCCTTCGTGCTTGCCAATCCACAAGGAGTACGAGTACTCGCGAATCTATTACAGCCCCAGAAAGAGGGTGAGAAGGTGGAGGAACATCCTCAGAAGGTTCATGAGGGAGAGCAAGACCTTGTGTAGATCCAAGCCTATGTCCTTTCAATATGACCCTGTTAGCTACTCCCAGAACTTTGATGAGGGTTGCCATCTTGATGAACCTAGGCCAGGCTTGCAAGATGTTAG tgCTGCTGTGTTCCATTGGTTGGATTCTCAATAG
- the LOC100500471 gene encoding uncharacterized protein LOC100500471 yields MEKDHTMTAQRSSYIAGCIISPSCLPIHKEYEYSRIYYSPRKRVRRWRNILRRFMRESKTLCRSKPMSFQYDPVSYSQNFDEGCHLDEPRPGLQDVRWDSHH; encoded by the coding sequence ATGGAAAAGGATCACACAATGACAGCACAACGATCCTCTTACATCGCCGGCTGCATTATCTCCCCTTCGTGCTTGCCAATCCACAAGGAGTACGAGTACTCGCGAATCTATTACAGCCCCAGAAAGAGGGTGAGAAGGTGGAGGAACATCCTCAGAAGGTTCATGAGGGAGAGCAAGACCTTGTGTAGATCCAAGCCTATGTCCTTTCAATATGACCCTGTTAGCTACTCCCAGAACTTTGATGAGGGTTGCCATCTTGATGAACCTAGGCCAGGCTTGCAAGATGTTAGGTGGGATTCACATCATTGA